In one Musa acuminata AAA Group cultivar baxijiao chromosome BXJ2-5, Cavendish_Baxijiao_AAA, whole genome shotgun sequence genomic region, the following are encoded:
- the LOC103983778 gene encoding replication factor C subunit 5 isoform X1, with translation MLWVDKYRPRALDKIIAHEEIAQNLKKLVSEHDCPHLLFYGPTGSGKKTLVMALLKQMFGPGVEKVKLENKMWKIDAGTRKIELELTMLSSTHHVEMNPSDAGFQDRHIVQEIIKEMARNRPVDTKGKKGFKVLVLNEVDKLSREGQHSLRRTMEKYSASCRLILCCNSSSKVTEAVRSRCLNIRVNAPTEEQIIKVLEFIGKKENLQLPPGFTARIAAQSNRNLRRAILSFETCRVQQYPFTVNQALPPLDWEQYVSEIASDIMKEQSPKRLFSVRGKIYELLVNCIPPEIILKVKDASLSLFYGIKLSNVIILLVVSQKLLSELLKKLDSELKHEVCHWAAYYEHRMRFGQKAIFHIEAFVAKFMSIYKAFLIATFG, from the exons ATGCTGTGGGTCGACAAGTACCGGCCGAGAGCTTTAGACAAGATCATCGCCCACGAGGAAATCGCCCAGAACCTGAAGAAATTG GTGTCGGAGCATGACTGCCCCCATCTCCTCTTCTATGGGCCGACTGGTTCCGGCAAGAAAACCCTAGTCATGGCTCTTCTTAAGCAAATGTTTGGCCCTGGGGTTGAAAAG GTGAAATTGGAGAACAAGATGTGGAAGATTGAT GCTGGTACACGTAAGATAGAGCTGGAGTTGACGATGTTATCGAGCACACATCATGTTGAGATGAATCCCAGCGATGCAGGTTTCCAGGATAGGCATATTGTTCAGGAGATTATCAAGGAAATGGCAAGAAACAGACCTGTGGATACTAAAGGCAAAAAAGGGTTCAAAG TATTGGTGCTGAATGAAGTTGACAAGCTGTCAAGAGAAGGTCAACATTCTCTCCGTAGAACAATGGAAAAGTATAGTGCATCATGCAGGCTAATCTTGTGCTGCAACAGCTCATCAAAAGTAACGGAGGCTGTCAGGTCTCGCTGTCTGAACATTCGAGTGAATGCACCTACTGAAGAGCAG ATTATCAAAGTATTGGAGTTCATTGGCAAGAAGGAAAACCTGCAACTTCCACCTGGATTCACAGCACGTATAGCAGCTCAATCAAACCGTAATTTAAGAAGAGCAATATTGTCTTTTGAGACCTGTCGAGTGCAGCA GTATCCATTCACCGTAAACCAGGCATTGCCACCCTTGGATTGGGAACAATATGTTTCTGAAATAGCATCTGATATAATGAAGGAACAGAGTCCTAAAAG GTTATTTTCGGTGCGTGGAAAAATATATGAGCTTCTCGTTAACTGTATCCCTCCTGAAATCATTTTGAAGGTGAAAGATGCTTCGTTATCTTTGTTCTATGGGATTAAACTTTCTAATGTAATTATCTTGCTTGTTGTTTCGCAGAAGTTGCTGTCAGAATTATTGAAGAAATTGGACTCAGAATTAAAGCATGAAGTTTGTCATTGGGCTGCATATTAT GAGCACAGGATGCGTTTTGGACAAAAAGCCATTTTTCATATTGAAG CATTTGTTGCAAAGTTCATGAGTATCTACAAGGCGTTCCTTATCGCAACATTTGGTTAA
- the LOC103983778 gene encoding replication factor C subunit 5 isoform X2: protein MLWVDKYRPRALDKIIAHEEIAQNLKKLVSEHDCPHLLFYGPTGSGKKTLVMALLKQMFGPGVEKVKLENKMWKIDAGTRKIELELTMLSSTHHVEMNPSDAGFQDRHIVQEIIKEMARNRPVDTKGKKGFKVLVLNEVDKLSREGQHSLRRTMEKYSASCRLILCCNSSSKVTEAVRSRCLNIRVNAPTEEQIIKVLEFIGKKENLQLPPGFTARIAAQSNRNLRRAILSFETCRVQQYPFTVNQALPPLDWEQYVSEIASDIMKEQSPKRLFSVRGKIYELLVNCIPPEIILKKLLSELLKKLDSELKHEVCHWAAYYEHRMRFGQKAIFHIEAFVAKFMSIYKAFLIATFG, encoded by the exons ATGCTGTGGGTCGACAAGTACCGGCCGAGAGCTTTAGACAAGATCATCGCCCACGAGGAAATCGCCCAGAACCTGAAGAAATTG GTGTCGGAGCATGACTGCCCCCATCTCCTCTTCTATGGGCCGACTGGTTCCGGCAAGAAAACCCTAGTCATGGCTCTTCTTAAGCAAATGTTTGGCCCTGGGGTTGAAAAG GTGAAATTGGAGAACAAGATGTGGAAGATTGAT GCTGGTACACGTAAGATAGAGCTGGAGTTGACGATGTTATCGAGCACACATCATGTTGAGATGAATCCCAGCGATGCAGGTTTCCAGGATAGGCATATTGTTCAGGAGATTATCAAGGAAATGGCAAGAAACAGACCTGTGGATACTAAAGGCAAAAAAGGGTTCAAAG TATTGGTGCTGAATGAAGTTGACAAGCTGTCAAGAGAAGGTCAACATTCTCTCCGTAGAACAATGGAAAAGTATAGTGCATCATGCAGGCTAATCTTGTGCTGCAACAGCTCATCAAAAGTAACGGAGGCTGTCAGGTCTCGCTGTCTGAACATTCGAGTGAATGCACCTACTGAAGAGCAG ATTATCAAAGTATTGGAGTTCATTGGCAAGAAGGAAAACCTGCAACTTCCACCTGGATTCACAGCACGTATAGCAGCTCAATCAAACCGTAATTTAAGAAGAGCAATATTGTCTTTTGAGACCTGTCGAGTGCAGCA GTATCCATTCACCGTAAACCAGGCATTGCCACCCTTGGATTGGGAACAATATGTTTCTGAAATAGCATCTGATATAATGAAGGAACAGAGTCCTAAAAG GTTATTTTCGGTGCGTGGAAAAATATATGAGCTTCTCGTTAACTGTATCCCTCCTGAAATCATTTTGAAG AAGTTGCTGTCAGAATTATTGAAGAAATTGGACTCAGAATTAAAGCATGAAGTTTGTCATTGGGCTGCATATTAT GAGCACAGGATGCGTTTTGGACAAAAAGCCATTTTTCATATTGAAG CATTTGTTGCAAAGTTCATGAGTATCTACAAGGCGTTCCTTATCGCAACATTTGGTTAA